A window of Silurus meridionalis isolate SWU-2019-XX chromosome 4, ASM1480568v1, whole genome shotgun sequence contains these coding sequences:
- the LOC124383862 gene encoding uncharacterized protein LOC124383862 yields the protein MLYSFLLVFLFQLMYTGGKLIIQSSSLTADVGTNVTLICDIANAFGQCVSVRWLLHQEENGLTLYLPGIRNMTRKAQQDILCSLTIQTSLSDNGTFYCLLLNEGMDYIGNGTMLTVMAPDITSRQKVNNYDHIDLQQVKEHQCLIPLAVLGGILLLIIMGILSLCAFYKRPTLMHQRDSNVSEQHQQSSSETQYATLKFITGRHERVLKS from the exons ATGCTCTACAGTTTCTTACTGgtttttctctttcagcttATGTATACTG GTGGAAAGCTAATTATTCAGTCCTCCAGTTTGACTGCAGATGTTGGTACAAATGTCACATTAATATGTGATATCGCAAATGCATTTGGTCAGTGCGTCTCTGTTAGATGGCTTTTGCACCAAGAAGAAAATGGCCTTACACTTTACCTCCCAGGCATCAGGAACATGACCAGAAAAGCTCAGCAAGACATACTGTGTTCACTGACAATTCAAACAAGTCTTTCAGATAATGgcacattttactgtttactgctgAATGAGGGTATGGATTATATAGGTAATGGAACAATGCTGACAGTCATGG ctcCAGATATAACCAGCAGGCAGAAAGTGAACAATTATGACCACATAGATTTACAACAAG ttaaGGAACATCAGTGTTTGATCCCCTTGGCTGTTTTAGGAGGGATCTTACTTCTGATCATCATGGGAATCCTATCCTTATGTGCCTTCTACAAAAGAC CTACTTTGATGCACCAGAGAGACAGTAATGTATCAGAGCAACATCAACAA TCCTCCAGTGAGACCCAATATGCTACTCTGAAGTTCATAACCGGCAGACATGAGCGTGTTTTAAAATCCTGA